The following coding sequences lie in one Zingiber officinale cultivar Zhangliang chromosome 2B, Zo_v1.1, whole genome shotgun sequence genomic window:
- the LOC122047083 gene encoding nuclear pore complex protein NUP1-like isoform X3 yields MKSGASGMKNDDVVVPLRATISHQESIPDDHTVPSVELAREYMRFKIPNASPLHQNLQNHMFHENKQVQSNSNSAKKFSLNGQKPPILSHVSAEIPENNYFTPGSVRTSGIYKMPGSSYVKGEGSSKDGYVGSLSLKTSGTNQNVGQVLKRRNSTLYDKFRSTCPIRRVRQKLGLNSSKRIIHSVLPGNVELCTSTVFKKDFQDNPSPNQRLNCLDGHEESIFKKRSSCDIAPALAQSTKMENQIFQHLHELAPSPKRKSLDNPLDVTIADGFIYSLSHNQEGVGVLEEDASTSSGVKSINATNDINLVPGAATIHGNNAVDAGISNCKAISGNHKPSFQKRESEDKVMDPSSQLKHEDESNISQHKAIPSTRTEGSPPTVLANFPSTSVFSKASDLKPSIDSVAKYSKGFTFPSMPSSLTSQPPPTPTMPRPLVQKLVTQKEHGMTPSFTSASMGAKRALFSLPTTKDNSHASMLENGTRLSNNSTSYVAGIFSTIPTLDFGSTSLIISSALASQPLNVVNDTNLEGKPHNESPVNSNSSSHDNTTLFNFGSKSSASAAVSQFPGTDSGSVLAATSLPNSAVGSTAASSLPPDSRNPSSLAAKTLSDGSNNLNFISSKSNKLDSLYPDNSANSLSSVNVTGFGGTRATQVESPTSQNSTSASLFQLTYGNKVNSGFDMATSTGPSIGNSSAAVSSLFPSARGSQSAFSPTLLGASDHKFNFSSTKFDNLALSDLHNGGKTSPLATSPGFAGTLSTQVESGSYDSLASQVQSTSGHRADGCAVSAAPSISSFAITSSLASSLFLHASGSQLTVAPTTISGASNNLFSFISKPRDTGSSILDNTQQSLPGVIVTGFSRTPPTQVQSGTSLISSSLTSQPQSFIPSSTMGMDISSSSSLGSSFFGTVCNPFISSSSFPMDAVFSSPCTAAAATTFPLATISNLFGLNSKPPTLPTSGLFVSSASSQNSGFPFSTPFIFNSSSNLASSFSSAASTSSVFSRHPTFGLQNSAAGTSTAGGNEMSIEETGDNNQLADSMFQHLGQPGTSPAGPVFSVPAVQPASPVFQFAGQQNFPSPVPPKFQPSGSVEFPQGGSFAFGSGGGGVDKSSRRIIRVRKDKMRKK; encoded by the exons ATGAAATCTGGAGCAAGTGGCATGAAAAATGATGACGTAGTTGTTCCTCTGCGAGCAACAATATCTCACCAGGAATCT ATTCCTGATGATCATACTGTTCCATCAGTCGAACTTGCAAGAGAATATATGCGCTTCAAGATCCCAAATGCATCTCCTTTGCATCAAAATTTGCAGAACCATATGTTTCATGAGAATAAACAAGTGCAAAGTAATTCAAATTCAGCAAAAAAGTTCAGCCTTAATGGTCAAAAGCCTCCCATTCTATCTCATGTATCTGCTGAGATTCCTGAAAATAACTATTTCACTCCAGGATCTGTTCGAACATCTGGAATCTATAAAATGCCAGGGTCTTCTTATGTTAAG GGTGAGGGATCTTCCAAAGATGGTTATGTTGGGTCCTTGTCTCTTAAGACATCAGGCACCAATCAAAATGTGGGACAG GTGTTGAAACGAAGAAATTCAACATTGTACGATAAatttcgatcaacttgtcccatacgAAGAGTTCGTCAAAAGCTCGGTCTGAATTCTTCAAAAAGAATCATCCATTCAGTTCTTCCTGGAAATGTTGAGCTTTGTACCTCAACTGTATTCAAAAAAGATTTTCAAGATAATCCATCACCAAATCAAAGGCTTAATTGTTTAGATGGACATGAGGAAAGTATTTTTAAGAAAAGATCCAGCTGTGATATTGCCCCAGCTTTAGCTCAATCAACTAAGATGGAAAACCAAATCTTCCAACACCTACATGAGTTAGCACCTTCACCAAAGAGAAAATCACTAGATAATCCCCTTGATGTAACAATTGCTGATG GCTTTATCTATTCTTTATCTCATAATCAAGAAGGGGTTGGAGTGCTTGAGGAGGACGCATCAACTTCTTcaggagtcaaatctataaatgcaACCAATGATATTAATTTAGTACCTGGTGCTGCTACCATACACGGTAATAATGCTGTTGATGCTGGAATCTCAAATTGCAAAGCAATTTCTGGGAATCACAAGCCATCTTTTCAGAAAAGAGAATCTGAG GATAAAGTGATGGATCCTTCATCTCAACTCAAGCATGAAGATGAGTCGAATATTTCTCAGCATAAAGCTATCCCATCAACAAGAACTGAGGGATCTCCTCCAACTGTGCTTGCAAACTTTCCTTCAACATCTGTATTCTCTAAGGCATCTGATCTGAAGCCTTCCATTGATTCTGTTGCCAAGTATAGCAAGGGTTTTACTTTTCCCTCTATGCCTTCTTCCTTAACTTCTCAACCACCGCCAACACCTACTATGCCAAGACCTTTAGTTCAGAAGCTTGTGACACAAAAAGAACATGGTATGACTCCTTCATTTACCTCAGCCTCCATGGGAGCTAAAAGAGCTTTATTTTCTTTACCTACGACAAAGGACAATTCTCACGCTTCTATGCTAGAAAATGGCACAAG GTTAAGCAATAATTCAACGTCATATGTAGCAGGAATATTTTCCACCATTCCTACACTCGACTTTGGATCTACATCCTTGATCATTTCTTCCGCTTTGGCATCTCAACCATTGAATGTAGTCAATGATACAAATTTGGAAGGAAAGCCTCACAATGAATCACCTGTGAATTCAAATAGTTCCAGTCATGATAACACTACACTTTTTAATTTTGGAAGCAAATCCTCTGCATCAGCTGCTGTGTCTCAGTTTCCAGGCACTGACAGTGGCTCTGTTTTAGCAGCAACTAGTCTTCCCAATTCTGCAGTCGGTTCTACTGCTGCATCAAGTCTGCCTCCAGATAGTAGAAACCCATCTTCACTAGCTGCAAAAACATTATCAGATGGAAGCAATAATCTTAATTTCATTTCATCCAAGTCTAATAAGTTAGATTCATTGTATCCGGACAACAGTGCCAACAGCTTGTCTAGTGTTAATGTTACTGGATTTGGTGGAACTCGTGCAACTCAAGTTGAAAGTCCAACCTCACAAAATTCTACCTCAGCAAGTCTGTTCCAATTAACATATGGGAACAAAGTTAACAGTGGATTTGATATGGCAACATCCACAGGCCCAAGCATTGGAAACAGTTCTGCTGCTGTATCAAGTCTGTTTCCTAGTGCTCGAGGGAGCCAATCTGCTTTTTCACCTACTTTATTAGGTGCAAGTGACCATAAGTTTAATTTCAGTTCAACAAAATTTGATAATCTAGCCTTATCGGATCTGCACAATGGTGGCAAAACCTCTCCTCTTGCTACTTCCCCTGGGTTTGCTGGAACtctttcaactcaagttgaaagtgGAAGCTATGACAGTTTAGCGAGTCAAGTCCAGTCAACATCTGGACACAGAGCTGATGGTTGTGCTGTTTCTGCAGCACCCAGTATTTCAAGCTTTGCAATCACTTCATCTCTTGCATCAAGTCTGTTTCTGCATGCTAGTGGAAGCCAACTAACTGTTGCACCTACAACAATATCTGGTGCAAGCAACAACCTTTTCAGTTTTATTTCTAAACCCAGAGACACTGGCTCTTCGATTCTGGATAACACCCAACAGTCCCTCCCAGGTGTTATTGTTACTGGATTTAGTCGAACTcctccaactcaagttcaaagtgGAACCTCACTTATTTCTAGTAGCTTGACGAGTCAGCCACAGTCGTTCATCCCCTCTTCAACTATGGGAATGGACATTTCTTCCTCATCGAGTTTGGGCAGCTCATTTTTTGGAACAGTTTGCAATCCTTTCATCTCAAGTTCATCTTTTCCCATGGATGCTGTTTTTTCCAGTCCCTGTACTGCTGCTGCTGCTACTACCTTTCCTTTGGCAACGATCTCTAATTTGTTTGGTTTGAATTCTAAACCGCCAACGTTGCCTACTTCTGGTCTTTTTGTTTCTAGTGCATCTTCTCAAAATTCTGGATTTCCATTTTCCACACCATTTATATTTAATTCGTCTTCCAATTTGGCATCTTCTTTTAGTTCTGCTGCTAGTACTTCATCAGTCTTTTCTAGACATCCCACATTTGGCTTGCAGAATTCAGCAGCTGGTACCAGCACAGCTGGGGGCAATGAGATGAGTATTGAGGAAACTGGAGACAATAACCAGTTAGCGGATAGTATGTTTCAACATTTGGGCCAGCCAGGAACTTCACCAGCTGGACCAGTGTTCAGTGTGCCGGCAGTTCAACCTGCTTCACCAGTCTTTCAGTTTGCTGGTCAACAGAACTTCCCGTCTCCAGTTCCTCCAAAATTTCAACCATCTGGCAGTGTGGAGTTCCCTCAAGGAGGAAGCTTTGCCTTTGGCAGTGGTGGTGGTGGTGTTGACAAATCCAGCCGCCGAATAATAAGGGTTAGAAAAGACAAGATGCGGAAAAAATAG